The genomic stretch GTGATTCTGCGCCGATAATGTAGCGGGGCTCAAGTACACCGCCGAAGTTGTGGCAATCAGTCTTTGTGGCTGGTTGGGTAGGGGAGCGTCCTGCACGAGGTGAAGCTGCCACGGGAGTGTGTGGTGGATTGTGTGGGAGTGAGAATGCAGGCATGAGTAGCGAATCACGGGTGAGAAACCCGTGCGCCGGATGATCAAGGGTTCCAGGGTCAAGTTAATCTGCCCTGGGTTAGTCGGGGCCTAAGGCGAGGCCGACAGGCGTAGTCGATGGAGAACGGGTTGATATTCCCGTACCAGTGAAGGACCGTCCATACTGATATTGTGATGCTAACCATGCCGATCACGGTGTCATGAAGTTTTTCTTTGTGGTGTTGTGGGGTGTGTGGGACCCAAGCTTTGGAGGTAAGCGTGTTAACAGGTGTGACGCAGGAAGGTAGCCAAGCCACGCGGTGGTTGTCGTGGTCTAAGCGTGTAGGATGACTGGTTGTTAAATGCGCCGGTTGTGTGTCTGAGACGTGATGGGACCCCTTGTTTGTGGGGGATTTGGTGATCCTATGCTGCCGAGAAAAGCATCGGCGTGAGGTTTTAGCTGCCCGTACCCGAAACCGACACAGGTGATCAGGTAGAGAATACTAAGGCGATCGAGAGAATCATGGTTAAGGAACTCGGCAAAATGCCCCCGTAACTTCGGGAGAAGGGGGGCCCTGAGCGTGATCTGCCCGTGCGGTGGGGAGCGTGTAGGGGTCGCAGAGACCAGGGGGAAGCGACTGTTTATCAAAAACACAGGTCCGTGCGAAGTCGTAAGACGAGGTATACGGACTGACTCCTGCCCGGTGCTGGAAGGTTAAGAGGATTGGTTAGCCCTGTGTGGGCGAAGCTGAGAATTTAAGCCCCAGTAAACGGCGGTGGTAACTATAACCATCCTAAGGTAGCGAAATTCCTTGTCGGGTAAGTTCCGACCTGCACGAATGGAGTAACGACTTCCCTACTGTCTCAACCATGAACTCGGTGAAATTGCAGTACGAGTAAAGATGCTCGTTTCGCGCAGCAGGACGGAAAGACCCCGTGACCTTTACTATAGTTTGGTATTGGTGTTTGGGTTGGCTTGTGTAGGATAGGTGGGAGACTGTGAAGCCGTCACGCTAGTGGTGGTGGAGTCGTTGTTGAAATACCACTCTGGTCAATCTGGATGTCTAACTTCGGGCCATGATCTGGTTCAGGGACAGTGCCTGATGGGTAGTTTAACTGGGGCGGTTGCCTCCTAAAGTGTAACGGAGGCGCCCAAAGGTTCCCTCAGCCTGGTTGGCAATCAGGTGTTGAGTGTAAGTGCACAAGGGAGCTTGACTGTGAGAGTGGCGACTCGAGCAGGGACGAAAGTCGGGACTAGTGATCCGGCAGTGGCTTGTGGAAGCGCTGTCGCTCAACGGATAAAAGGTACCTCGGGGATAACAGGCTGATCTTGCCCAAGAGTCCATATCGACGGCATGGTTTGGCACCTCGATGTCGGCTCGTCGCATCCTGGGGCTGGAGTCGGTCCCAAGGGTTGGGCTGTTCGCCCATTAAAGCGGTACGCGAGCTGGGTTCAGAACGTCGTGAGACAGTTCGGTCCCTATCCGCTGCGCGCGTTGGAGAATTGAGAAAGGCTGTCCTTAGTACGAGAGGACCGGGACGGACGAACCTCTGGTATGTCAGTTGTACCGCCAGGTGCATGGCTGATTGGCTACGTTCGGGAGGGATAACCGCTGAAGGCATCTAAGCGGGAAGCCTGTTTCGAGATGAGTTCTCCTGGCACCCCTTTGTGGTGTGTGAGGCTCCTTAGAGATGATGAGGTTGATAGGCCGGGTATGGAAGCGTTGTAAGGCGTGGAGTTGACTGGTACTAATAGGCCGAAGACTTATTCACACTATGTTGTTTGTGGTGTTTGCGTTCGCTGTATAGTTTTGAAACAACAAACCTGAGGGTTTGTTAGTTAATTACATATGTATGGAAGAGACCCCGTGAGGGGTCTCTTTTGTTTTAACCACTGATTTGCATTCTCCTTGAGAGCTATCGGCTCTGCTGTGTTCTCATGGCGCGCGTTGGTGAATACTCTAAAGGCTAAGAAGACCTTATGAAATATAATCATCGGCGCATCAGGGCGTTGAAAATCTGTGAGAGCGCGTATGCTTTCTTGTTATCTTAGGAGCATGGAGACTTTACAATCTGCCCCAGACCCGAAGGATTTGACGCTATCGATAGATGAGAGGCGTGAACTTATCGTCTGGGCGGCAGATTGTATGTATCGGATACTGCCTATTTTCGAGAAGCAGTATCCTGCTGATCCTCGGCTTCAGCAGGGGCTTGCTGCGGTCGCTGAGTTCAACCGCGGTGCATTATCTGTTGGAACTATGCGTCAGCACGCTTTGCTCTGCCATGCTACGGCTCGCGACTGTGAGACCCCGTCTGCGCAAGCCGTAGCTAGAGCCTGCGGACATGCGATTGCCATAGCCCATATGGGTGCCCATGCACGCAATATTGAACGATATACTCGCAAAGTGCTTTCAGAAAAGCTTTTGACCAAAGAGCTCGAATGGCAACAGGCACATATTCCTTATCGATTCTTCAGCTATGTTTTTGCGCGCTAAGCAGTGTTATATCCACCCACGTAGAATTTCGAAAGCCAGAGAAGTCCTATATACCGGTCTGTGATAGGTATGCCTGAGGCGTCATGACGGGAATACCAAGGCCTTGCACATACTTCTGAACGAGTTTATGGAACGTTTACTGCATCAAGTACCGACGAATACCTGTTCTCGCGTTAGAGTGAATGTATGGAGTATCCGCTTTTTTCAGACCGACAGCAGGAACCTTATCTAGGAGAGGACACCTCAAAATACCGGACGGTGGC from Rothia dentocariosa ATCC 17931 encodes the following:
- a CDS encoding putative immunity protein, with the protein product METLQSAPDPKDLTLSIDERRELIVWAADCMYRILPIFEKQYPADPRLQQGLAAVAEFNRGALSVGTMRQHALLCHATARDCETPSAQAVARACGHAIAIAHMGAHARNIERYTRKVLSEKLLTKELEWQQAHIPYRFFSYVFAR